In Chelonia mydas isolate rCheMyd1 chromosome 19, rCheMyd1.pri.v2, whole genome shotgun sequence, the following are encoded in one genomic region:
- the FAM110D gene encoding protein FAM110D gives MRPVSPASSASPLGLLNRGPEYLRRQMEVGSGGRTPSAVERLEADKAKYVKTQQVINSRQEPVLRSCPPRPSPRSRRRLTLHQCHEICQSSELGRESPKQNGPRKLLPSPQSPVARRGSSKRLLRPDSLIIYRQKRDCTAVNKENAKGSGLVRRLFQGPLRDKLPGSPSSRGLDDGQQGPERDETPMVWVPVEKEAARTQSPGDGIFSPNASPVGQPPHGTQTHLPSPQSGPGPKEAKRELGRGCSLPLSEKERFFNYCGLDRDLVEVLGRERFGPAGWDAASSLLLGSAGSAGSELSGPAHSSGCEAGPEAEEPGARLCSTVSIIERNARVIKWLYGCQRAWTTARESTV, from the coding sequence ATGAGGCCTGTGTCTCCTGCAAGCAGCGCATCCCCCCTGGGGCTGCTGAACCGGGGCCCGGAGTATCTCCGCAGGCAGATGGAGGTGGGGAGCGGGGGCCGCACCCCGAGTGCCGTGGAAAGGCTGGAAGCCGACAAAGCCAAGTATGTCAAAACCCAGCAAGTGATCAACAGCCGGCAGGAGCCGGTGCTGCGTAGCTGCCCCCCGCGGCCTTCCCCTCGCAGCAGGAGGCGCCTGACTCTCCACCAGTGTCACGAGATCTGTCAGAGCTCAGAGCTGGGCCGAGAGAGCCCCAAGCAGAACGGCCCCAGGAAGCTGCTGCCTTCCCCCCAGTCCCCCGTGGCGCGCAGGGGCAGCAGCAAACGCCTGCTGAGGCCCGACTCGCTCATCATTTACCGGCAGAAACGGGACTGCACGGCCGTCAACAAGGAGAATGCCAAGGGCTCCGGCCTGGTCAGGCGGCTCTTCCAGGGGCCTCTGAGAGACAAACTGCCCggctccccctcctccaggggcctGGACGATGGGCAGCAGGGGCCGGAGAGAGACGAGACCCCCATGGTGTGGGTGCCAGTGGAGAAGGAGGCTGCTAGAACGCAGAGCCCAGGGGACGGCATCTTCAGCCCGAACGCGAGCCCCGTGGGGCAGCCTCCACACGGCACCCAGACgcacctgcccagcccccagTCGGGGCCAGGCCCGAAGGAGGCCAAGAGGGAGCTGGGCCgaggctgctccctgcccctctccgaGAAGGAGAGGTTTTTCAACTACTGCGGCTTGGACCGGGACCTGGTGGAggtgctgggcagggagaggtTCGGTCCTGCTGGCTGGGACGCGGCCTCCTCCTTGCTCCTGGGGAGCGCGGGCTCGGCCGGCTCGGAGCTCAGCGGGCCGGCCCATTCCAGCGGCTGCGAAGCGGGGCCCGAGGCGGAGGAGCCGGGCGCGCGGCTCTGCTCGACCGTCTCCATTATCGAGCGCAACGCCCGGGTGATCAAGTGGCTCTACGGCTGCCAGCGAGCCTGGACCACGGCCAGGGAGTCCACGGTCTGA